CATGTCTAAAGATACAATGAGTTACTTAGCAACATTATGTGATCAACAAGTATGTAAacctttttcattaaaaagctttttttgtaaattattataagaactttatatatttcgtaAAAGccgaaaaattatttcgcGGATGGAAACTTTTTAAGACTTTTACATCCAAtctatttttcctctttttcagAATACGGATTCTAATGAGTTACCTTCATGCAAGAAATATAAAGAGATGGATGATAAATTAAAGAACAGCAATGGCAATGATGATTTATGTAATGGTATATGCtgtaaattttgttgttgtAATGACAAAGGTGATGAAAATTGCTgtaaaaaggatgaaaaaataaatgtactGTTAATTGCAAGGATGGTTGTACTCATGAGAACCCTAAAGTAGTACTAtctgatatatataaagaaccttgtaaaaatatatgcaagatattaataaaattatctacTATTATGagtaatgaaaataatatacgtGATCGTTGTTCCTATTATAATTATTGGGCATTTGAGCAATTATGGAAAATTTCTGATACAAACTCTGTTTCCAATtctaacgtaaaaaatagtCTTACAGATTGTGATAAAGCTATACTACAGAAAGTAATTCAGAACATAAACCGCAGAGATGATGTAAAGAATGAACCttgttacttttattttgatgGCACTTTCAGtgaatggaaaaaggagaaatatatgcatgattattttaaaaactatgGTCATCTTATAGAAAAAGATACGGTTAAACCCGAAGATAAGAAATACTGTGAACATATTTCTGCGATTGCTCCACTGTATATAGATTATTTAAGTGAATGCTGcacgtattttttctttggttATCATTGGGATCattgtccaaatttttttaaatgtgataaaaatttaaatccTTATAAATTGCTTAAGGAATTTAATTGCAATAGTGAGTCGATACCTGAAAATTCAGATAGTTTAGTACAATCATTAACAATTGATCGGCATGTCATACTTAGAAGTCGAaagagaggaggaagaggattAACATGTGATCCTTTTTACATGACTATATTGCTTGCTTTCATAGTTTTGGGAATATTCTACgtgttctttttcctttacaaaGTATAAAGAAAATACTTTTTAGAGTTTATGcagtacatatttttacattatatgcgttgaaaatttttaaataattatgacataaaaatgttgtgcctttttttggactctccttttgtgtattagtttactcctttaggATCAATGGTTAACAGGAAGGAACGTAAGAAACAGGAAATGAATCGTCATTTTCAGGAACAGGATAACCATAAACCGCCACCTAAAAAGTCGCCACAAGATCAAGAGAGTACAtcaaagaaaagaataaaaatagctTATCATCCTACGTGAAAGGATTACGCGGAAGAAATGACACTCAAattggtgaaaaaattttaatctgTGATAAGAGTTCAGTAACTCTGTACCCCTTAATGGGCAGTTCTTAccattaatgaaaaaatagaagctTGAGTTATCCATCTAAAGGTACATTTATCCCCCTTGAATGGTTTACATTTACGTACAAtagttatcatttttttgtattattagaaagatttttttatttaggtttcgctccttttttaagtgcacatatttattttataagaCCATGTTTGCTTTATTATTGAAACCATTTTTTAATGGATACATTCCATTCTATGTGCATCAACTTTTGCCACTCCGTTAAAACATAGACAGTAGGAACAAGTGGAATAAGGAGTTTTGATTTACGCCATTTTATAAAAGCGTAACGATATGTTTTAGTTTACGCTTTGGTGAAGCGTTaatgttaagaaaaaatgtggctTTACCAAATAGCATGCTGATGAGATAAAATTCATtagttgttatttttccttttatgcaGTTCTGCAAAAAGGATGCGTTGTTGAAAAGGCTGTGCCGATCAAATGCATAAAGTGAAAGTTAGCAAGTTAAGATTTTTCACATATAATCATGCGAAACGATTTTTAAGTATCACCACGGTTTGGCATATTCTGATGGGAATATCGTGAGAAatccatttcttcctttgtatAAAGCATCACGGTAGTGCTCTTTTAAAGAGCATTACATttgaacaaatgaaaaaaagaggaa
The Plasmodium cynomolgi strain B DNA, scaffold: 0033, whole genome shotgun sequence genome window above contains:
- a CDS encoding hypothetical protein (putative), whose translation is MDDKLKNSNGNDDLCNGICCKFCCCNDKVLSDIYKEPCKNICKILIKLSTIMSNENNIRDRCSYYNYWAFEQLWKISDTNSVSNSNVKNSLTDCDKAILQKVIQNINRRDDVKNEPCYFYFDGTFSEWKKEKYMHDYFKNYGHLIEKDTVKPEDKKYCEHISAIAPLYIDYLSECCTYFFFGYHWDHCPNFFKCDKNLNPYKLLKEFNCNSESIPENSDSLVQSLTIDRHVILRSRKRGGRGLTCDPFYMTILLAFIVLGIFYVFFFLYKFTPLGSMVNRKERKKQEMNRHFQEQDNHKPPPKKSPQDQESTSKKRIKIAYHPT